One genomic segment of Bradyrhizobium diazoefficiens includes these proteins:
- the fliM gene encoding flagellar motor switch protein FliM produces the protein MAGNEQMDQDAIAAQWEASLDSEDPAEAAKAAAENELSETMALQWAAMVEDGSRDLGGGKNSGERVLSQEEIDNLLGFTVGDVTLDDHSGIRAIIDSAMVSYERLPMLEIVFDRLVRLLTTSLRNFTSDNVEVSLDRITSVRFGDYMNSIPLPAVLSVFKAEEWENFGMATVDSNLIYSMIDVLLGGRRGTSQLRIEGRPYTTIETELVKRLVEVVLADAEQAFRPLSPVTFTIDRLETNPRFAAISRPANAAILVRLRIDMEDRGGNIELLLPYATIEPIRGVLLQMFMGEKFGRDPIWEGHFATEIVQAEIAVDAVLYEADIPLKQLMRLKVGDTLPLDMRADANVTVRCGSVTLTEGRMGRVGDRVAIRVTKPLRKPSTTLAMFEKVDEQNKMMEAP, from the coding sequence ATGGCCGGCAACGAGCAAATGGACCAGGATGCGATTGCCGCCCAATGGGAGGCATCGCTCGATTCCGAGGATCCCGCGGAGGCCGCCAAGGCCGCTGCCGAAAACGAATTATCGGAGACCATGGCCCTGCAATGGGCGGCCATGGTCGAGGACGGCAGCCGCGATCTCGGCGGCGGCAAGAATTCCGGCGAGCGGGTGCTGTCGCAGGAGGAGATCGACAATCTCCTCGGCTTCACCGTTGGCGACGTCACGCTCGACGACCATTCCGGCATCCGCGCGATCATCGATTCGGCGATGGTCTCCTACGAGCGTCTGCCGATGCTCGAAATCGTCTTCGACCGTCTGGTGCGGCTGCTGACGACCTCCTTGCGCAATTTCACCTCCGACAACGTCGAAGTCTCGCTCGACCGCATCACCTCGGTGCGTTTCGGCGACTACATGAACTCGATCCCGCTGCCGGCCGTGCTCTCGGTGTTCAAGGCCGAGGAGTGGGAAAACTTCGGCATGGCGACGGTCGATTCCAACCTGATCTACTCGATGATCGACGTGCTGCTCGGCGGCCGCCGCGGCACCAGCCAGCTCCGCATCGAGGGCCGGCCCTACACCACGATCGAGACCGAGCTGGTCAAGCGGCTGGTCGAAGTGGTGCTTGCCGACGCCGAGCAGGCGTTCCGGCCGCTCTCGCCGGTGACCTTCACGATCGACCGGCTCGAGACCAATCCACGCTTCGCCGCGATCAGCCGTCCCGCCAATGCCGCGATCCTGGTGCGCCTGCGCATCGACATGGAAGACCGCGGCGGCAATATCGAGCTGCTGCTGCCTTACGCGACCATCGAACCCATCCGGGGCGTCCTGCTCCAGATGTTCATGGGCGAGAAGTTCGGCCGCGATCCGATCTGGGAAGGCCATTTCGCCACCGAGATCGTGCAGGCCGAGATCGCGGTCGATGCGGTGCTCTACGAGGCCGACATCCCGCTCAAGCAGCTGATGCGGCTCAAGGTCGGCGACACCCTGCCACTGGACATGCGTGCGGATGCCAACGTGACCGTGCGCTGCGGCAGCGTCACGCTGACCGAGGGGCGGATGGGGCGGGTCGGCGACCGCGTCGCGATCCGCGTGACGAAACCCTTGCGCAAGCCAAGTACGACACTTGCGATGTTCGAGAAGGTCGACGAGCAGAACAAGATGATGGAGGCCCCATGA
- a CDS encoding MotE family protein, whose translation MKSFRNIRVIPVVLVAVAGLATLKVAGLVINGGYVFDYKPNQAKKSWAQENLNFPTGREDPDITGSTHGAPKEVPKPATPETKPEGTVVKVEEAQPQVSASERAILERLQARRQEIEARQREIDIRESLLKSAEKRIENKVEEMKAVETRISATQAEQKAAEAQRMKGLVTMYEGMKPKDAARVFDRLEMGVLIEIASAIAPRKMSDILGLMSPEAAERLTVEMARRANGGGDQSASAGDLPKIDGKPTQKPN comes from the coding sequence ATGAAGTCCTTTCGTAACATCCGCGTCATTCCGGTGGTTCTGGTCGCCGTCGCAGGTCTTGCCACGCTCAAGGTCGCGGGCCTCGTGATCAATGGCGGCTACGTGTTCGACTACAAGCCGAACCAGGCCAAGAAGTCCTGGGCGCAGGAGAATCTGAACTTCCCGACCGGCCGTGAGGACCCCGACATCACGGGCTCGACCCATGGCGCGCCGAAGGAGGTGCCCAAGCCGGCCACGCCCGAGACCAAGCCCGAGGGCACCGTGGTCAAAGTCGAGGAAGCCCAGCCGCAGGTCTCGGCCTCCGAGCGCGCGATCCTCGAGCGCCTGCAGGCGCGCCGCCAGGAGATCGAGGCCCGTCAGCGCGAGATCGACATCCGCGAGAGCCTGCTGAAATCGGCCGAGAAGCGCATCGAGAACAAGGTCGAGGAGATGAAGGCGGTGGAAACCCGCATCTCCGCGACGCAGGCCGAGCAGAAGGCCGCCGAAGCCCAGCGCATGAAGGGCCTCGTGACCATGTATGAAGGCATGAAGCCCAAGGATGCCGCGCGGGTGTTCGACCGGCTCGAGATGGGCGTGCTGATCGAGATCGCCTCGGCTATCGCGCCGCGCAAGATGTCGGACATCCTCGGACTGATGTCGCCGGAGGCCGCCGAGCGGCTGACGGTCGAGATGGCCCGAAGAGCCAATGGCGGCGGGGATCAATCGGCCTCCGCCGGCGACCTGCCCAAGATCGACGGCAAGCCGACGCAAAAGCCGAATTGA
- the fliL gene encoding flagellar basal body-associated protein FliL, with the protein MADNEAEGGAATDGAESAPPKNKLKLIIIAVAVLAILGGGAATWFFFFRHGEDEHHAEAAPPKPPAFVDVPDMMVNLAGAPGERVQYLRLKIVLELKEEKQIEAIKPTMPRVTDIFQTYVRELRPSDLNGSAGIFRLKEELTKRVNAAVAPIQVSAVLFKEVVVQ; encoded by the coding sequence ATGGCAGACAATGAAGCGGAAGGCGGCGCAGCCACCGACGGCGCAGAATCCGCTCCGCCCAAGAACAAGCTGAAGCTCATTATCATCGCGGTCGCCGTGCTTGCCATTCTCGGCGGTGGCGCCGCGACCTGGTTCTTCTTCTTCCGCCATGGCGAGGACGAGCATCATGCCGAGGCGGCGCCGCCCAAGCCCCCGGCCTTCGTCGACGTTCCCGACATGATGGTCAACCTCGCCGGCGCGCCGGGCGAGCGCGTGCAATATCTGCGGCTCAAGATCGTGCTGGAGCTGAAGGAAGAGAAGCAGATCGAGGCGATCAAGCCGACGATGCCGCGCGTCACCGACATCTTCCAGACCTATGTGCGCGAACTGCGTCCCTCCGACCTCAACGGCTCCGCCGGCATCTTCCGCCTCAAGGAAGAGCTGACCAAGCGGGTCAACGCGGCGGTCGCGCCGATCCAGGTCAGCGCGGTGCTGTTCAAGGAGGTCGTGGTCCAGTGA
- the dksA gene encoding RNA polymerase-binding protein DksA, whose product MNDRQKEYFRLKLLAWKDEILKESKLTLQALQEENVNHPDLADRASSETDRAIELRARDRQRKLIAKIDAALQRIEDNTYGYCEETGEPISLKRLEARPIATLSVEAQERHEKREKVYRDE is encoded by the coding sequence ATGAACGACCGGCAGAAGGAGTACTTCCGTTTGAAGCTCCTGGCCTGGAAGGATGAGATCCTCAAAGAGTCCAAGCTCACCCTGCAAGCCTTGCAGGAGGAGAACGTGAACCACCCCGATCTTGCCGATCGGGCCTCGTCCGAAACCGACCGCGCCATCGAACTCCGCGCCCGCGACCGCCAGCGCAAGTTGATCGCCAAGATCGACGCCGCGCTCCAGCGCATCGAGGACAACACCTACGGCTATTGCGAGGAAACCGGCGAGCCGATCTCTCTGAAGCGGCTCGAAGCACGGCCCATCGCGACGCTCTCGGTGGAAGCGCAGGAGCGCCACGAGAAACGCGAGAAGGTGTACCGCGACGAATAG
- a CDS encoding DUF6468 domain-containing protein, giving the protein MNHSLGMAIETLVAVLLMLTIVYCVMLNKRLTRLKADEHSLKAVIGELITATEIAERAIGGLKLAVRDVNENLGSQLAAATQMSDQLYKQLGEADNVVRRLSKIAIAARPVANQEAVAAPAAKPASAKAVAAAAEAFSERRRSNGLAA; this is encoded by the coding sequence ATGAACCACTCCCTGGGAATGGCGATCGAGACGCTGGTGGCTGTCCTGCTGATGCTGACGATCGTCTACTGCGTCATGCTCAACAAGCGCCTGACGCGGCTGAAGGCGGACGAGCATTCGCTCAAAGCCGTCATCGGCGAGCTGATCACCGCGACCGAGATCGCCGAGCGCGCGATCGGCGGGCTGAAGCTCGCCGTCCGCGACGTCAACGAGAACCTCGGCAGCCAGCTCGCCGCGGCGACGCAGATGTCCGACCAGCTCTACAAGCAGCTTGGCGAGGCTGACAACGTGGTGCGGCGCCTGTCCAAGATCGCGATCGCCGCGCGCCCCGTCGCCAATCAGGAAGCGGTCGCCGCGCCCGCAGCCAAGCCCGCGTCGGCCAAGGCGGTCGCGGCCGCGGCCGAAGCCTTCTCCGAGCGCCGACGATCCAACGGTCTTGCCGCATAA
- a CDS encoding SDR family oxidoreductase, producing MSTVLVTGGSGFLGIHVVLQLLAAGHTVRTTVRRPDRRDDVLAMLREGGAAAPESLSFFTADLTADEGWREAVAGCDYVLHVASPLSTSVPKDENDMIIPARDGTLRVLRAARDAGVKRVVITSSVAAIGYGHPPRDKPFNETDWTNLDGADLQPYPKSKTLAERAAWDFIAREGGGLELSVVNPAGIFGPVLGPDFSGSIEIVKSLLDGAMPAVPRVYFGVVDVRDVGDLHLRAMTAPEAKGERFIAVSGETMSILDIAKVLRRELGPRARRVPRLQAPDWLVRLAATRIPLLRAVVPMLGKVRHSTSAKATSLLGWEPRSNVEAILATAESLVRLGLLKG from the coding sequence ATGAGCACTGTTCTGGTCACCGGCGGGTCGGGCTTCCTCGGCATCCATGTCGTCCTGCAACTTCTGGCCGCCGGCCATACGGTGCGAACTACGGTGCGCCGGCCGGACCGGCGGGATGATGTGCTGGCGATGCTGCGCGAGGGCGGGGCGGCTGCGCCGGAAAGCCTGTCCTTCTTCACCGCCGACCTCACCGCGGACGAAGGCTGGCGCGAGGCCGTCGCCGGCTGCGATTACGTGCTCCATGTCGCTTCGCCGCTGTCAACCAGCGTGCCCAAGGACGAGAACGACATGATCATCCCGGCGCGCGACGGCACGCTGCGGGTGCTGCGCGCCGCACGCGATGCCGGTGTCAAACGGGTCGTCATCACCTCCTCAGTCGCTGCGATCGGCTACGGCCACCCGCCACGGGACAAGCCATTTAATGAGACCGACTGGACCAACCTCGATGGCGCGGATCTGCAGCCGTACCCGAAATCCAAGACGCTGGCCGAGCGGGCGGCCTGGGATTTCATCGCGCGCGAGGGCGGCGGACTCGAATTATCGGTGGTCAATCCCGCCGGCATTTTCGGACCCGTGCTGGGGCCGGACTTCTCCGGCTCGATCGAGATCGTCAAATCGCTGCTCGACGGCGCCATGCCGGCGGTGCCGCGGGTCTATTTCGGTGTGGTCGACGTGCGCGACGTCGGCGACCTGCATTTGCGGGCGATGACCGCGCCCGAGGCGAAAGGCGAGCGCTTCATCGCGGTCTCCGGCGAGACGATGTCGATCCTCGACATCGCCAAGGTGCTGCGGCGGGAACTCGGACCGCGGGCGCGCCGCGTTCCGCGGCTCCAAGCCCCGGACTGGCTGGTGCGGCTGGCCGCGACCCGGATTCCTTTGTTGCGCGCGGTCGTGCCGATGCTCGGCAAGGTGCGGCATTCCACCAGCGCCAAGGCGACGTCGCTGCTCGGCTGGGAGCCCCGTTCCAATGTCGAGGCGATCCTCGCGACGGCCGAGAGCCTGGTCCGGCTCGGCCTGCTCAAGGGGTGA
- a CDS encoding NAD(P)-dependent oxidoreductase: MKIAIAGASGRAGSEVTKELSRRGHSVTAIARHPEKIAALPNVTPTRGDVLDQAGLASLWGGHDVAVSSVHFLASDPLKLIGAAKDSGVARYLVVGGAGSLEVAPGVKLVTTPGFPAQYKAEAEKGSVFLELLRQEKDLNWTFISPSALFVEGERTGKFRLGTDQLLADANGKSWISFADYAIALADEIERPAHPRQRFTVGY; this comes from the coding sequence ATGAAAATCGCAATCGCCGGCGCCTCGGGCCGTGCCGGGTCGGAGGTCACCAAGGAACTGTCCCGCCGCGGCCACAGCGTGACCGCCATTGCCCGCCATCCCGAGAAGATTGCGGCCCTGCCGAATGTCACACCCACCAGGGGGGATGTGCTCGACCAGGCCGGCCTTGCCAGCCTGTGGGGCGGGCACGACGTCGCTGTGAGTTCCGTGCACTTCCTGGCCAGCGACCCGCTTAAGTTAATCGGTGCGGCGAAGGACTCCGGCGTGGCCCGTTATCTCGTCGTCGGCGGCGCCGGCAGCCTGGAGGTTGCCCCGGGAGTGAAGCTGGTCACAACTCCCGGTTTTCCTGCCCAGTACAAGGCGGAAGCCGAAAAAGGTTCCGTCTTCCTGGAGCTGCTTCGGCAGGAGAAGGACCTGAACTGGACCTTCATTTCGCCGTCGGCGCTGTTCGTCGAGGGCGAGCGGACCGGCAAGTTCCGGCTTGGGACCGATCAGCTTCTCGCAGATGCGAACGGCAAGAGCTGGATCAGCTTCGCGGACTACGCCATTGCGCTCGCCGATGAGATCGAGCGCCCAGCCCATCCGAGGCAGCGCTTCACGGTCGGCTACTAG
- the flgF gene encoding flagellar basal-body rod protein FlgF, translating into MQNALLIGLSRQMTLERQMDVIANNVANANTNGFKADHSLFEEYLNSNAREDNFIGSDRRVSYVQDRGTFRDVGQGPMEPTKNPLDMAISGNAFFAVQANGAERYTRDGKFTLSSTGQLVTSDGNLVLGTGGPITFQPTDHDINIAPDGTITVLEGTAKTDSIRGKIRMVSFDDPAKLAKLGANLYSAGSATQQADAKSTVQQGYIEKSNVNAVGEMSRMVEVMRSYTAIANLLQQQSDLHKSAIEKLADVPA; encoded by the coding sequence ATGCAGAACGCGCTTCTGATCGGCTTGTCGCGGCAGATGACGTTGGAACGGCAGATGGATGTCATCGCCAACAACGTCGCCAATGCCAACACCAACGGCTTCAAGGCCGATCATTCGCTGTTCGAGGAGTACCTCAACTCGAACGCACGTGAGGACAATTTCATCGGCTCCGATCGCCGGGTCTCCTATGTGCAGGACCGCGGCACCTTCCGCGACGTCGGCCAGGGGCCGATGGAGCCGACCAAGAACCCGCTCGACATGGCGATCTCCGGCAACGCGTTCTTCGCGGTGCAGGCCAATGGCGCCGAGCGCTACACCCGCGACGGCAAGTTCACGCTCAGCAGCACCGGCCAGCTCGTCACCTCCGACGGCAACCTCGTGCTCGGCACCGGCGGCCCGATCACCTTCCAGCCGACCGATCACGACATCAACATCGCCCCCGACGGCACCATCACCGTGCTCGAGGGCACCGCCAAGACCGACTCGATCCGCGGCAAGATCCGCATGGTGTCGTTCGACGATCCGGCCAAGCTGGCCAAGCTCGGCGCCAATCTCTACAGCGCGGGATCGGCGACCCAGCAGGCCGACGCCAAGTCCACCGTGCAGCAGGGCTACATCGAGAAGTCGAACGTCAACGCGGTCGGCGAGATGAGCCGCATGGTCGAAGTCATGCGCAGCTACACCGCGATCGCGAACCTGCTCCAGCAGCAGAGCGACCTACACAAATCGGCGATCGAGAAGCTCGCCGACGTTCCGGCCTGA
- the flgA gene encoding flagellar basal body P-ring formation chaperone FlgA, with product MIRTTIATISALLVLALPAQAADDVIAAPTLRASVTVTSDVVRVGDLIDNAGSTALIPVYRSPDLGTTGALPVAQVLSVLRAKQVIGVMTGDLKEVQVTRLARTLANKDLETAVASALERRFGLGEAANITVTFDRGVSDMRLDASNTGALQPVATRYDARSGRFDVAFEVSNDSNPTPTKLRFTGTAIETVEVAVLTRDIDRADLLKSSDIALERRPKAEVSGEPATRERTIGMQLRRPMRAGTPIRVADIVKPDFVQRDQSVTVIYQVPGIYLTTRGKAIESGAEGDTVSVLNLQTKRTLTGTVTGRGQVTVQGASQSAPMAAAVEQTSSLRRDEAPAPVNTDALVRNLVQAPASPAQVAQAQIPQVRASQAPAKSE from the coding sequence ATGATCCGCACCACAATCGCCACGATCTCCGCTCTGCTGGTGCTGGCCCTGCCGGCGCAGGCTGCCGACGACGTCATCGCAGCGCCGACGCTGCGCGCCAGCGTCACCGTCACCTCGGACGTGGTGCGGGTCGGCGACCTCATCGACAACGCCGGATCAACCGCGCTGATCCCGGTCTACCGCTCGCCCGACCTCGGCACCACCGGCGCGCTGCCGGTCGCGCAAGTGCTGAGCGTGCTGCGCGCCAAGCAGGTCATCGGCGTGATGACCGGCGACCTCAAGGAGGTGCAGGTCACCCGCCTCGCCCGCACGCTCGCCAACAAGGACCTCGAGACCGCGGTGGCTTCCGCGCTGGAGCGCCGCTTCGGCCTTGGCGAGGCCGCCAACATCACCGTCACCTTCGACCGCGGCGTCTCCGACATGCGGCTGGATGCTTCCAATACCGGCGCGCTGCAGCCGGTCGCAACCCGCTACGACGCCCGCAGCGGCCGTTTCGACGTTGCCTTCGAGGTCAGCAACGACAGCAACCCGACGCCGACCAAGCTGCGCTTCACCGGCACCGCGATCGAGACGGTGGAAGTGGCCGTGCTGACGCGCGACATCGACCGCGCCGACCTCCTCAAATCGTCCGACATCGCGCTGGAGCGCCGGCCCAAGGCCGAAGTCAGCGGCGAGCCCGCCACGCGCGAGCGGACCATCGGCATGCAGCTGCGCCGGCCGATGCGCGCGGGCACGCCGATCCGCGTCGCCGACATCGTCAAGCCCGACTTCGTGCAGCGCGACCAAAGCGTCACCGTGATCTACCAGGTCCCCGGGATCTATCTCACCACCCGCGGCAAGGCGATCGAGAGCGGCGCCGAGGGCGACACCGTCAGCGTCCTCAATCTGCAAACCAAGCGCACCCTGACCGGAACCGTTACCGGCCGCGGCCAGGTGACGGTCCAGGGCGCGAGCCAGTCCGCGCCGATGGCCGCTGCGGTCGAGCAGACCTCCTCGCTTAGGCGCGACGAAGCGCCCGCCCCCGTCAACACCGATGCCCTCGTCCGAAACCTGGTCCAGGCCCCCGCGTCGCCGGCCCAGGTCGCCCAAGCCCAGATCCCGCAAGTTCGCGCCTCGCAAGCTCCAGCCAAGTCAGAGTAA
- the flgG gene encoding flagellar basal-body rod protein FlgG, whose protein sequence is MQALHTAATGMAAQELNVQVISNNIANLRTTGFKKQTAAFQDLIYEHVRRVGAQASDQGTIVPVGVDIGGGVKTVGTPRSMTQGTLSQTGNDLDLAISGEGFFKILMPDGTYQYTRDGTFQMDNQGRVVTAQGNPVQPTITIPNNASGLTVNEQGQVSVTLPGSSTSTIQGQIGLTRFINKAGLQPVGSNQFTETPSSGPPQDGTANAEGYGKITQGSLEQANVDVVSEMSDLIAAQRAYEMNAKVISAADQMMQSTTALFR, encoded by the coding sequence ATGCAAGCGCTCCACACCGCTGCGACCGGAATGGCGGCCCAGGAACTCAACGTCCAGGTGATCTCCAACAACATCGCCAACCTGCGCACCACCGGCTTCAAGAAGCAGACTGCGGCGTTCCAGGACCTGATCTACGAGCACGTCCGCCGCGTCGGCGCACAGGCCTCGGACCAGGGCACCATCGTGCCGGTCGGCGTCGACATCGGCGGCGGTGTCAAGACCGTCGGTACGCCGCGCAGCATGACGCAAGGTACGCTGTCGCAGACCGGCAACGATCTCGACCTCGCGATATCAGGCGAGGGCTTCTTCAAGATCCTGATGCCCGACGGCACCTACCAGTACACCCGCGACGGCACCTTCCAGATGGACAATCAGGGCCGCGTCGTCACCGCACAGGGCAACCCGGTGCAGCCGACGATCACGATCCCGAACAACGCCTCCGGCCTGACCGTCAACGAGCAGGGCCAGGTCTCGGTGACCCTGCCGGGCTCGTCGACCTCGACTATCCAGGGCCAGATCGGCCTGACCCGCTTCATCAACAAGGCCGGGCTCCAGCCGGTCGGCAGCAATCAGTTCACCGAGACGCCCTCCTCCGGTCCGCCCCAGGATGGCACCGCGAACGCCGAAGGCTACGGCAAGATCACGCAAGGAAGCCTTGAGCAGGCCAATGTCGACGTCGTCTCGGAGATGAGCGACCTGATCGCCGCGCAGCGCGCCTACGAGATGAACGCCAAGGTGATCAGCGCCGCCGACCAGATGATGCAATCGACCACGGCGCTGTTCCGCTGA
- a CDS encoding 2-keto-4-pentenoate hydratase gives MDKILEAAKAIALARRNHAPLAALERPPADEAEGYLVQRALHDLLLPHVGPLVGYKIGCTSQVMQDYIGIPHPCGGGVFQKGVHESGAKLAASDYVRVGVECEIAVRFKRNLAAGEAPFTAEWVGEAVEAYHPAIEIVDDRYVKWETMGAPTLIADDFFAAGCVLGEAVPRSSVPDLKAVKGRAIVNGEEVSHGTGADVLGHPHNALAWLANHLAAEGKGLHAGQLVLTGSLVKTLWLKAGDKVRMELDGLGVVEAEFT, from the coding sequence ATGGACAAGATTCTCGAAGCCGCAAAGGCGATCGCGCTGGCGCGCCGCAACCATGCGCCGCTCGCGGCGCTGGAGCGTCCTCCCGCAGATGAGGCCGAGGGTTACCTGGTCCAGCGCGCGCTGCATGATCTCTTGCTGCCGCATGTCGGGCCACTGGTCGGCTACAAGATCGGCTGCACCAGCCAGGTGATGCAGGACTATATCGGCATCCCGCACCCCTGCGGCGGCGGCGTGTTCCAGAAGGGCGTGCATGAGAGCGGCGCGAAGCTCGCGGCCTCCGACTACGTCCGCGTCGGCGTCGAATGCGAGATCGCGGTGCGGTTCAAGCGCAATCTCGCCGCCGGCGAGGCACCGTTCACGGCCGAATGGGTCGGCGAGGCCGTCGAGGCCTATCATCCCGCGATCGAGATCGTCGACGATCGTTATGTGAAGTGGGAGACGATGGGCGCGCCGACGCTGATCGCCGACGACTTCTTCGCCGCCGGCTGCGTGCTGGGCGAGGCGGTGCCGCGCTCGTCGGTGCCGGACCTCAAGGCGGTCAAGGGCCGCGCCATCGTCAACGGCGAAGAGGTCAGCCACGGCACCGGCGCCGACGTGCTCGGCCATCCCCACAACGCGCTCGCCTGGCTCGCCAACCACCTCGCCGCGGAAGGCAAGGGCTTGCATGCGGGACAGCTCGTGCTGACGGGGAGCCTGGTGAAGACGCTGTGGCTGAAGGCCGGCGACAAGGTTCGGATGGAGCTGGACGGGCTGGGCGTGGTCGAGGCGGAGTTTACGTGA
- the flgH gene encoding flagellar basal body L-ring protein FlgH, translated as MSSFSSASRLRRIAISALLLASSVLGGCSSIDRLSQIGEQPKLSAIDNPTTQPGYKPVQMPMPKPEVASYNPNSLWRNGSRAFFKDQRATHVGDLLTVTVNITDKANLSNETQRSRTNKEDSGITDFIGGKTLGVQAQKVLPGRILTADSTASSDGKGSVNRTEALQTNVAAVVTQVLPNGNLVVEGKQEIRVNYEIRELVVAGIVRPEDIQSDNTIDSSKIAQARIAYGGRGQITDVQQPRYGQQVMDVLLPF; from the coding sequence ATGTCCTCGTTCAGTTCGGCTTCCCGTCTTCGTCGCATCGCGATCTCTGCCCTACTGCTGGCCTCTTCCGTGCTGGGCGGCTGCTCCTCGATCGACCGCCTGTCGCAGATCGGCGAGCAACCCAAGCTGTCGGCGATCGACAATCCAACGACGCAGCCCGGCTACAAGCCGGTGCAGATGCCGATGCCGAAGCCGGAAGTCGCGTCCTACAATCCGAACTCCTTGTGGCGCAACGGCAGCCGGGCCTTCTTCAAGGACCAGCGCGCGACCCATGTCGGCGACCTCCTGACCGTGACCGTGAACATCACCGACAAGGCCAACCTCTCCAACGAGACCCAGCGCAGCCGCACCAACAAGGAAGATTCCGGCATCACCGATTTCATCGGCGGCAAGACCCTCGGCGTCCAGGCGCAGAAGGTGCTGCCCGGCCGCATCCTCACCGCCGACTCCACCGCTTCCAGCGACGGCAAGGGCAGCGTCAACCGCACGGAAGCCTTGCAGACCAACGTTGCCGCGGTGGTGACCCAGGTGCTGCCGAACGGCAACCTCGTGGTCGAAGGCAAGCAGGAGATCCGCGTCAACTACGAGATCCGCGAGCTCGTGGTCGCCGGCATCGTCCGCCCCGAAGACATCCAGAGCGACAACACCATCGATTCCAGCAAGATCGCGCAGGCCCGCATCGCCTATGGCGGCCGCGGCCAGATCACGGACGTGCAGCAACCGCGCTACGGCCAGCAGGTCATGGACGTGCTGCTGCCCTTCTAG